In one window of Pseudomonas sp. IAC-BECa141 DNA:
- a CDS encoding serine hydrolase domain-containing protein, whose product MFKGLSLFLLLISFTVQAEQWPGEQWPTGPKLNGQAVEALEAYAFAARDDDTRQGIRTDALLVIRDGQIVYERYGDATTADTPHLTWSISKSLMATVFGVAYGEGLFKLEDSAATFYPALEKHPAITLKDLLHWASGIDWQEDYEYAPLKSTVVAMLYTRGHRDMAAFTADHDRYAPPGQAFRYSSGDSNLLAAALKTIVGPQRYPDYPWTALFDPLGIRHATWETDATGTFVASSYAYMTARDLARIGLLMERDGRWNDRQLLPRDWVAFNRQPFAGYKAHQDEAVPGGQWWLNRPADGAPSPWPDAPPDTFAALGHWGQALYVIPSEKLVIVRYADDRDGSYRHNELLKRVLGAVRP is encoded by the coding sequence ATGTTCAAAGGCCTGTCCCTGTTTCTGCTGTTGATCAGCTTCACGGTTCAGGCCGAACAATGGCCGGGCGAGCAGTGGCCGACCGGCCCGAAACTCAACGGCCAGGCCGTCGAGGCACTGGAGGCTTACGCCTTTGCCGCCCGCGACGACGACACTCGCCAGGGCATCCGCACCGACGCCTTGCTGGTGATCCGCGACGGCCAGATCGTCTATGAACGCTATGGCGACGCAACCACCGCCGACACTCCACACCTGACCTGGTCGATCAGCAAAAGCCTGATGGCCACGGTGTTCGGCGTGGCGTACGGCGAAGGCCTGTTCAAGCTCGAGGACTCGGCCGCAACGTTCTACCCGGCGCTGGAAAAACACCCGGCCATCACCCTCAAGGATCTGCTGCACTGGGCCTCGGGCATCGACTGGCAGGAAGATTACGAATACGCCCCGCTGAAATCCACGGTGGTGGCGATGCTCTACACCCGTGGCCACCGCGACATGGCCGCCTTCACCGCCGATCACGACCGCTACGCTCCACCGGGTCAGGCGTTCCGTTATTCCAGCGGTGACAGCAATCTGTTGGCCGCCGCACTGAAAACCATCGTCGGCCCACAGCGTTATCCGGACTATCCGTGGACAGCACTTTTCGATCCCCTGGGCATCCGCCACGCCACTTGGGAAACCGACGCCACAGGCACCTTCGTCGCCTCTTCCTACGCTTATATGACGGCCCGGGATCTGGCGCGAATCGGCCTGTTGATGGAGCGTGACGGACGCTGGAACGACCGGCAGTTGCTGCCCAGGGATTGGGTCGCCTTCAACCGCCAACCCTTCGCCGGCTACAAGGCTCATCAGGACGAAGCCGTGCCCGGCGGCCAATGGTGGCTCAATCGCCCGGCGGATGGCGCGCCTTCTCCGTGGCCCGACGCACCGCCCGACACCTTCGCCGCCCTCGGCCATTGGGGCCAGGCGTTGTACGTGATTCCGAGCGAAAAACTGGTGATCGTACGCTACGCCGACGACCGCGACGGCAGCTATCGCCACAACGAATTGCTCAAGCGCGTGCTCGGGGCGGTGCGGCCATGA
- a CDS encoding amidase, with the protein MKLFRRILLVLLVVLLGWGWHERENLWAFPDIISAYTAKEYCSCRYVMNNDAGYCRGYVKQWLPAELTDNAAQKLVSASGMGRSNSAQWQGERQGCRLNP; encoded by the coding sequence ATGAAACTGTTCAGACGAATCCTGCTGGTGCTGTTGGTCGTGCTGCTGGGCTGGGGCTGGCACGAGCGCGAAAACCTGTGGGCTTTCCCGGACATCATCAGCGCCTATACCGCCAAGGAATATTGTTCGTGCCGCTACGTGATGAACAACGACGCCGGATACTGCCGGGGTTACGTCAAGCAGTGGTTGCCCGCTGAGCTGACCGATAACGCTGCACAAAAACTCGTCAGTGCCAGCGGCATGGGCCGTAGCAACAGCGCCCAATGGCAGGGCGAGCGTCAGGGCTGTCGTCTCAATCCCTGA